A genomic stretch from Vicinamibacterales bacterium includes:
- a CDS encoding MarR family winged helix-turn-helix transcriptional regulator produces MRRTNGSEFADRPRELAVVGPYGTKGDERYPEEGGRKRAPDPRADFTRVCYAHIVSLTNGLMSAIRKSNLDEASDQLMFVTGYVYRLLHAKARALGIRWSGLMVLVDLDRLGPTEQRTLVQIEKMRGSTMTVLLQDLEGRGWVERETPEGDARVARVLITTSGRTELRRAGLLLREHLNSELSGMSPNVLRGVAASLQPLSAALMQKGLTSVRDSGSTTRTTTPTTPTRSTRTR; encoded by the coding sequence GTGCGGCGCACCAACGGCTCCGAGTTCGCTGACCGCCCTCGTGAGCTGGCTGTAGTCGGTCCGTACGGCACCAAAGGCGACGAGCGCTATCCAGAAGAGGGCGGCCGCAAGCGCGCCCCAGACCCACGCGCGGACTTCACTCGTGTGTGCTATGCTCATATCGTTAGTTTAACTAACGGTCTCATGAGTGCCATTCGAAAGTCAAACCTGGATGAGGCAAGCGACCAACTGATGTTCGTCACTGGTTACGTGTATCGCCTGCTACACGCGAAGGCGCGCGCGCTTGGCATCCGGTGGTCAGGACTGATGGTGTTGGTCGACCTCGACCGTCTGGGACCGACCGAGCAACGGACCTTGGTCCAGATCGAAAAAATGCGAGGCTCGACGATGACAGTGCTGCTTCAGGACCTGGAGGGACGCGGCTGGGTCGAGCGCGAAACCCCAGAGGGCGACGCCCGCGTGGCGCGCGTGTTGATCACCACATCGGGCCGGACCGAACTACGGCGCGCGGGATTGCTGTTGCGTGAGCATTTGAATTCAGAGCTCAGCGGGATGTCGCCAAACGTTCTGCGCGGTGTCGCAGCGTCGCTGCAGCCCCTGTCCGCTGCGCTCATGCAAAAGGGACTGACTTCGGTTCGCGATTCGGGCTCGACGACCCGCACGACGACCCCCACGACGCCGACGCGCTCAACGAGGACACGCTGA
- a CDS encoding SdpI family protein encodes MLRFTVFVMGVHGAVLLAVLGLLSGRRWAAELVPLMLGFTMISVGNLLPRTRPNLAIGIRTQLTLSNRAVWIRVHRRAGYLVVACGAVITADTAVLCTVAVIVFGLLSAFHDEPIRRFRWIAFGALLASFLPLVAAPEIGGIPTAFSVASRHVAAYLPCVTLLPWAAAARPPSQSDR; translated from the coding sequence ATGCTGCGGTTCACCGTCTTTGTCATGGGCGTCCATGGAGCGGTTCTACTGGCGGTGCTCGGACTGCTATCGGGACGGAGGTGGGCGGCGGAACTCGTGCCGCTGATGCTGGGGTTCACGATGATCAGCGTCGGCAATCTGCTTCCGAGGACTCGACCCAACCTCGCGATCGGCATCCGGACACAGCTCACGCTGTCCAATCGTGCGGTTTGGATACGGGTGCACCGGAGGGCAGGGTATCTGGTCGTCGCATGTGGCGCGGTCATTACCGCGGACACCGCCGTGTTGTGCACGGTTGCGGTCATCGTGTTCGGACTGCTGAGCGCTTTTCACGACGAGCCCATCCGACGGTTTCGCTGGATCGCTTTTGGCGCGCTCCTCGCGTCGTTTCTTCCGCTGGTCGCCGCCCCCGAGATTGGCGGCATCCCGACGGCATTCAGTGTGGCGTCGAGGCACGTCGCCGCGTATCTGCCCTGCGTGACGTTGCTGCCTTGGGCCGCTGCCGCGCGGCCGCCTTCACAGAGCGACCGGTAG
- a CDS encoding DUF998 domain-containing protein, with product MALVAFGAVRTDYSQLTRAVSELGAVGAPHALAWNVLGFMAPGLLLAACGVAIATEADERRGVLRWLLAGSGIAFAGTGVFPAVMRYGSPQMQAPSTVGHVVMLLLSSICWLLAIGVLLRKLTRDARLRRLLKPFVIITVIALSAFAANVLHHAIPPLANRPGLAQRLGFAGYFLWYVLLSLWIARLAPTAKQTVRNSPVRAA from the coding sequence ATAGCGCTCGTCGCCTTTGGTGCCGTACGGACCGACTACAGCCAGCTCACGAGGGCGGTCAGCGAACTCGGAGCCGTTGGTGCGCCGCACGCGCTCGCCTGGAATGTTCTCGGGTTCATGGCGCCGGGCCTCTTGCTCGCGGCGTGTGGCGTGGCCATTGCGACCGAAGCCGATGAACGCCGCGGCGTACTGCGTTGGTTGTTGGCGGGCTCCGGCATCGCGTTCGCCGGCACTGGCGTGTTTCCGGCCGTGATGCGATACGGTTCGCCCCAGATGCAGGCGCCATCGACCGTCGGGCACGTCGTGATGTTGCTACTGTCGAGTATCTGTTGGCTCCTTGCCATCGGAGTGCTGCTGCGCAAGCTGACGCGTGACGCGCGCCTGCGCCGCCTGCTGAAGCCCTTTGTGATTATCACCGTCATCGCACTGTCGGCGTTTGCGGCGAACGTGCTCCACCACGCGATCCCGCCGCTCGCGAATCGTCCCGGACTGGCGCAGCGGCTCGGGTTCGCGGGGTACTTTCTGTGGTACGTCTTGCTGTCCCTGTGGATCGCGAGGCTCGCGCCTACGGCAAAACAGACTGTACGCAACTCGCCGGTCCGTGCGGCGTGA
- a CDS encoding helix-turn-helix domain-containing protein, translating into MRTWLTVAEGAEYAGVSRDTIYTACERRELNHARLAGRRAIRLKTAWIDSWLERHAQGVREAQPVDAQTSGL; encoded by the coding sequence ATGAGGACCTGGTTGACCGTCGCCGAAGGTGCCGAGTACGCGGGCGTCAGCCGCGACACGATCTACACGGCGTGCGAGCGCCGCGAGCTGAACCACGCACGTCTCGCCGGACGCCGCGCAATCCGGTTGAAGACAGCCTGGATCGACAGCTGGCTCGAACGTCACGCGCAAGGAGTGCGCGAAGCGCAGCCCGTCGACGCGCAGACGAGCGGGTTGTGA
- a CDS encoding MBL fold metallo-hydrolase — MVSRVAGTVLAVFLVTSVASTRQADTVGSASSVSVQPIAHGTLALVLGKHIVLIDPARFVPGQPEPPREDLEAMATAYLARFGAPPKPPASPDEEPNPELLVSALPIRQAQMARFRGISPTVILVTHTHTDHLDPRVIAALRTPQTRIIVPPAAKAMLLDVQGAETIANGGRITIDDLTIDAVPMYNTRSESQQGPVFHPRGRGNGYVVSFRGTRVYVAGDTACTPEMQALSSVDIAFVPMNLPYTMSPDDAATCVKAMKPRIVYPYHYFGSHPTIFADALKGTGIEVRLRDWYPAGQ, encoded by the coding sequence GTGGTGTCGCGAGTTGCCGGAACCGTACTCGCCGTATTCCTTGTGACAAGCGTGGCCTCGACACGGCAGGCCGACACTGTTGGCAGCGCCAGCTCTGTTTCGGTCCAGCCGATTGCGCACGGAACGCTGGCGCTCGTCCTAGGGAAGCACATCGTCTTGATAGATCCAGCGCGATTCGTGCCGGGTCAACCCGAGCCGCCTCGCGAGGATTTGGAGGCGATGGCGACGGCCTACCTGGCTAGGTTTGGCGCTCCTCCCAAGCCGCCGGCATCGCCCGACGAGGAACCCAACCCCGAACTGCTGGTTTCGGCGCTGCCGATTCGTCAGGCGCAGATGGCCAGGTTCCGCGGTATCTCGCCCACTGTCATTCTGGTCACACACACGCACACCGATCATCTCGACCCGCGGGTGATTGCCGCCCTGCGCACCCCGCAGACGCGCATCATCGTCCCGCCCGCGGCCAAAGCCATGCTGCTCGATGTGCAGGGCGCCGAGACGATCGCGAACGGCGGGCGCATCACGATCGACGACCTCACGATTGATGCCGTGCCGATGTACAACACAAGGTCGGAGTCCCAGCAGGGCCCGGTCTTTCATCCGAGGGGTCGCGGCAACGGGTATGTGGTTAGCTTCAGGGGCACACGCGTGTACGTGGCTGGAGACACAGCCTGCACGCCGGAAATGCAGGCGTTGTCGAGCGTGGACATCGCGTTCGTACCGATGAACCTGCCGTACACCATGTCACCCGACGATGCGGCCACGTGCGTGAAAGCGATGAAGCCGCGGATTGTTTATCCGTATCACTACTTCGGTTCTCACCCAACAATCTTCGCGGACGCGCTGAAGGGCACAGGCATAGAAGTGCGCCTGCGAGACTGGTACCCGGCGGGCCAGTGA
- a CDS encoding type II toxin-antitoxin system RelE/ParE family toxin, giving the protein MKTPPFSQGARIEAGTLLRRLQTGETLGLPHSRPMPVVGSRCHELRIQDQDVTWRIVYRVDSDAVIIADVFAKKTSTTPQQVIDVCKQRLRNYGNAVKEQD; this is encoded by the coding sequence GTGAAGACGCCGCCGTTTTCTCAGGGAGCCAGGATCGAGGCGGGAACGCTGTTGAGGCGCCTTCAGACAGGCGAGACGCTGGGCCTCCCCCACTCGCGGCCGATGCCGGTGGTTGGTTCGCGATGTCATGAGCTGCGAATTCAGGACCAGGATGTGACCTGGCGGATCGTGTATCGAGTGGACTCGGACGCCGTGATCATCGCCGATGTCTTTGCGAAGAAGACATCGACCACGCCACAACAGGTAATTGATGTCTGCAAGCAACGCCTGCGCAATTACGGGAACGCCGTGAAGGAGCAAGACTGA
- a CDS encoding helix-turn-helix transcriptional regulator encodes MKIKKRTRLQAHGWRVGSAADFLELTPEEAAFVETRLALSQCLRNRRLAQKMSQATLAKRLKSSQSRVAKMEAADATVSIDLLLRGLFALGAKPRDVATAIQRRRAVAA; translated from the coding sequence ATGAAGATCAAGAAGCGCACCCGCCTGCAGGCGCATGGTTGGCGGGTCGGTTCAGCCGCAGACTTTTTGGAACTGACACCGGAAGAAGCCGCCTTCGTTGAAACGAGGCTGGCCCTCAGTCAGTGTCTCCGCAATCGCCGCCTCGCGCAGAAGATGTCTCAAGCGACATTGGCAAAGCGCCTGAAGTCTAGTCAGTCACGGGTTGCCAAAATGGAAGCGGCAGACGCCACCGTCTCGATCGATCTGCTGCTTCGTGGACTCTTTGCTCTGGGCGCCAAGCCGCGTGACGTCGCGACAGCGATCCAGCGACGACGAGCTGTCGCCGCCTGA
- a CDS encoding aminotransferase class V-fold PLP-dependent enzyme has product MTFGRAMLDHWLLDPAHTYLNHGTVGAPPRRVLEKQQALRDELERHPSRFLLRELQAEMPMPWRSQSRLREAIGGVAGFLHVRPDDLVFVPNVTYGINAVIGSLPLGAGDEMVVTDLAYGAVKTTAKTFCDRAGATLKIVPIEFPVRDGGDVVEAIVAAITPRTKLVVVDHVTAQSALVLPVAAIAAECRRRGVPILVDGAHAPGSRPVDIASLGADWYAANLHKWAHAPRGCGILWAAPERQAHLHAPVVSWGRDRGFLHEFEHVATSDPTSCLAAPEGIACLTDWGFDACVRYMHDLAWRAAERLTEQWGTPFTTPREMVGAMVTLPLPEALGSTDADAERLRLALLVEDRIEVQLHAWRGRLWTRVSMQIYNDLADITRLGDAVARRS; this is encoded by the coding sequence ATGACCTTCGGCCGCGCCATGCTGGATCACTGGCTCCTCGACCCCGCCCACACGTATCTCAACCACGGTACCGTCGGTGCCCCTCCGCGCAGGGTGCTCGAGAAACAACAGGCCCTGCGCGACGAGCTCGAGCGCCATCCGTCGCGCTTCCTGCTCCGTGAACTGCAGGCGGAGATGCCGATGCCGTGGCGATCGCAGTCGCGGCTCCGCGAGGCGATCGGCGGCGTCGCCGGGTTTCTGCACGTCCGGCCGGACGACCTCGTGTTCGTCCCCAACGTCACCTACGGCATCAACGCGGTGATCGGATCGCTGCCGCTCGGGGCCGGCGACGAGATGGTCGTCACGGACCTCGCCTACGGCGCCGTGAAGACGACGGCCAAGACGTTCTGCGATCGCGCCGGCGCAACCCTGAAGATCGTCCCGATCGAATTCCCCGTCCGCGACGGCGGCGACGTCGTCGAGGCGATCGTGGCCGCGATCACGCCCCGCACGAAGCTGGTCGTCGTCGATCACGTGACCGCGCAGTCGGCGCTGGTGCTGCCGGTCGCGGCGATTGCGGCCGAGTGCCGCCGGCGCGGCGTCCCGATCCTCGTCGACGGCGCGCACGCGCCTGGATCGCGGCCGGTCGACATCGCGTCGCTCGGCGCCGACTGGTATGCCGCCAACCTGCACAAGTGGGCGCACGCGCCGCGCGGCTGCGGCATCCTGTGGGCCGCGCCGGAGCGCCAGGCGCATCTGCACGCGCCGGTCGTCTCGTGGGGACGCGATCGCGGGTTCCTGCACGAGTTCGAGCATGTCGCCACCAGCGACCCGACGAGCTGCCTCGCGGCCCCGGAAGGCATCGCCTGTCTGACCGACTGGGGCTTCGACGCCTGCGTCCGCTACATGCACGACCTCGCTTGGCGGGCGGCTGAGCGGCTGACCGAGCAGTGGGGGACGCCGTTCACGACGCCGCGGGAGATGGTCGGCGCGATGGTGACGCTACCGCTGCCGGAGGCGCTTGGCAGCACCGACGCCGACGCCGAGAGGCTCCGGCTGGCGCTGCTCGTCGAGGACCGCATCGAAGTGCAGCTCCACGC
- a CDS encoding endo-1,4-beta-xylanase: MRIKHALLCASLLACVPAATFAQVPVIVEAENGTLGASLSVRTDAAGITYITTTENAAVTPTPARTAIYAVTFPAAGSYALYVRILVGPNTGNDDSFYLPTGFNTTTSWSGLYNTSVGGATAPDAGVPTGGTAGQNVWKWVRMTALPGAGGGTGPSAWIVPSGALTQSFAWGSREDGLLFDKFVFGPVGSCYTVGDLDAGRAPTISCPAPAPPDPPAFTRPGPPLATGLSKFLGSAHSPGTASMNFSAYWNQITPENGGKWGTAQPQSPFGPADQGYPALANPAFNFTLAHAAYDLARADGDVFKWHNLVWGSQQPAWIGSLPVAKQEEAIRIWLAAIVREFPNLDQIDVVNEPLHAPPRGPGNGNYIDALGGDNGLYGTGWDWVIRAFELARQYFPNAQLLLNDYGITNDGNATTRYLQIIELLQARGLIDGIGIQAHAFEYNYDNLAGSVATHTANLARLQATGLPIYVTEFDIDGIDPTWGVQDDAAQLARYKALFPVFWENEQVKGVTLWGYVRGAHWRTNQGDWLMYPNGAERPALQWLVRYVENQLAVVTPGQSFEVDENVAAGSAIGTAVATDADADTTFSQWQLTDPSGHFAIDASTGTISRAAGATLDFEAATSYTVAVSVYDGFRRSPPENVVINVHNLNDNPPVITAGQSYRIDGGSNDVVAKVLATDLDDTNQPGFTTFGPWAITSGNVNDAFGYDAAGNLTVAHPELIDWRRTSYTVGSSVGDGTNTSAVEGVEVILPDRVNLCLSNRVDLTVPKQSAPGLIRAGARLGSCQAF, translated from the coding sequence ATGAGGATCAAGCACGCACTCCTGTGCGCGAGTCTACTCGCGTGCGTCCCGGCCGCGACCTTCGCGCAAGTTCCGGTAATCGTCGAGGCCGAGAATGGCACGCTGGGCGCCAGCCTCAGTGTCAGGACCGATGCCGCCGGCATCACCTACATCACTACCACCGAGAATGCAGCCGTGACCCCGACGCCGGCGCGGACTGCGATTTACGCAGTCACGTTTCCGGCCGCGGGTAGCTATGCCTTGTACGTGCGTATTCTCGTGGGGCCCAATACTGGCAACGACGACAGCTTCTACCTGCCGACTGGCTTCAACACGACGACGAGCTGGTCGGGCCTGTACAACACAAGCGTCGGCGGAGCGACCGCGCCGGACGCCGGCGTCCCCACTGGAGGAACGGCCGGCCAGAACGTCTGGAAGTGGGTACGCATGACGGCGCTGCCCGGCGCCGGCGGCGGCACCGGGCCCAGCGCCTGGATCGTGCCCAGCGGTGCGCTGACACAGAGCTTCGCGTGGGGATCGCGCGAGGACGGTCTCCTGTTCGACAAGTTCGTGTTCGGTCCGGTTGGCTCCTGCTACACCGTGGGGGATCTCGATGCGGGACGTGCGCCCACGATCAGCTGTCCGGCACCAGCGCCTCCGGATCCGCCGGCCTTCACCCGCCCCGGCCCGCCGCTGGCCACTGGCCTATCCAAGTTCCTGGGCAGCGCCCACAGCCCTGGCACTGCCTCGATGAACTTCAGCGCGTACTGGAACCAGATCACGCCGGAGAACGGCGGTAAGTGGGGCACTGCCCAGCCGCAGTCGCCGTTCGGCCCGGCCGACCAGGGATATCCGGCATTGGCAAACCCCGCGTTCAATTTCACGCTGGCACACGCGGCATACGACCTCGCGCGCGCCGATGGCGACGTCTTCAAGTGGCACAACCTGGTCTGGGGCAGCCAACAGCCAGCCTGGATCGGAAGCCTGCCGGTCGCGAAGCAGGAAGAAGCGATTCGCATCTGGCTGGCGGCGATCGTGCGCGAGTTCCCGAACCTCGATCAGATCGACGTCGTGAACGAGCCGCTGCACGCCCCACCGCGCGGCCCCGGCAACGGCAACTACATCGACGCGCTCGGCGGCGACAATGGCCTCTACGGGACCGGCTGGGACTGGGTCATCCGCGCCTTCGAGCTGGCGCGGCAGTACTTCCCCAACGCCCAGCTGCTGCTGAACGACTACGGCATCACGAACGACGGGAACGCGACCACGCGATATCTCCAGATCATCGAGCTGCTCCAGGCGCGAGGGCTCATCGACGGCATCGGCATCCAGGCCCACGCCTTCGAGTACAACTACGACAACCTCGCGGGCTCTGTCGCGACGCACACCGCGAACCTGGCGCGTCTGCAGGCGACCGGCTTGCCCATCTATGTGACCGAGTTCGACATCGATGGTATCGACCCGACGTGGGGCGTGCAGGACGACGCGGCGCAGCTCGCGCGCTACAAGGCGCTCTTTCCGGTGTTCTGGGAGAACGAGCAGGTCAAAGGCGTAACGTTGTGGGGCTACGTGCGGGGCGCGCACTGGCGCACGAACCAGGGCGACTGGCTGATGTACCCGAACGGCGCCGAGCGTCCGGCGCTGCAGTGGCTGGTTCGCTACGTCGAGAACCAGCTCGCCGTGGTGACGCCAGGGCAGTCGTTCGAGGTGGACGAGAACGTCGCTGCGGGTTCGGCGATCGGCACGGCGGTGGCGACCGATGCCGACGCGGATACGACGTTCTCGCAGTGGCAGCTCACCGATCCGAGCGGCCACTTCGCCATCGATGCGAGCACGGGGACGATCAGCCGCGCGGCAGGTGCCACGCTCGACTTCGAAGCGGCGACGAGCTACACGGTCGCCGTCTCCGTCTATGACGGCTTCCGGCGCAGCCCGCCCGAGAACGTGGTGATCAACGTCCACAACCTGAACGACAATCCGCCGGTGATCACGGCCGGCCAGTCGTACCGAATCGACGGTGGATCGAACGACGTGGTGGCCAAGGTGCTCGCGACGGACCTCGACGACACGAACCAACCGGGCTTCACGACCTTCGGACCGTGGGCGATCACCAGCGGTAACGTGAACGACGCGTTCGGCTACGACGCGGCGGGCAACCTCACCGTCGCACATCCGGAGCTGATCGACTGGCGTCGTACCTCGTACACCGTGGGGAGCAGCGTCGGTGACGGGACGAACACCAGCGCGGTCGAGGGAGTGGAAGTGATCCTGCCGGATCGAGTGAACCTGTGCTTGTCGAATCGCGTCGACCTCACGGTGCCGAAGCAATCTGCGCCGGGGCTCATTCGGGCCGGTGCCCGTCTCGGGTCCTGTCAAGCGTTCTAG
- a CDS encoding site-specific integrase has product MSVKVRPYRNGGWEVDIQFRLPDGRRHRERCKAPVESKSGALRWGEDRERHLLQHGPAPPKKEVPTFEEFASRFLEGYAKAERHKPSGVASKESILRIHLIPTLGNQKLDAITNAQVHRLKLHLQDKAAKTVNNVLTVLSVLLKAAVEWEMIDQLPCSIRLLPVSRREAAFHDFDAYERLLEASMSIDSRTYLIALLGGEGGLRVGEIVALEWADIDLERRQISVRHSDWRGQLTTPKSGRGRFVGMTERVAAALRKHRHLRSSRVLCKDDGEPITRQGAWSRVRYAAHRANVPTGVHILRHTFCSHLVMRGAAMRSVQELVGHQDLTMTQRYSHLSPAALIDTVRLLETRAAKSQRGEILETAEGRDRKLKS; this is encoded by the coding sequence ATGAGCGTGAAAGTGCGACCGTATCGAAACGGCGGTTGGGAGGTGGACATCCAGTTCCGCCTTCCCGACGGCAGGCGTCACCGGGAACGGTGTAAGGCGCCTGTTGAATCGAAATCCGGGGCGTTGCGCTGGGGCGAGGACCGCGAGCGGCACTTGCTGCAACACGGTCCTGCGCCCCCGAAGAAGGAGGTGCCGACATTCGAGGAGTTCGCGTCGAGGTTCCTGGAGGGCTACGCCAAAGCGGAGAGGCACAAGCCGAGTGGCGTAGCGTCAAAGGAGTCGATCCTCAGGATCCACTTGATTCCAACTTTGGGGAATCAGAAGCTCGACGCGATCACGAACGCGCAGGTGCACCGGTTGAAATTGCACCTGCAGGACAAGGCGGCCAAGACGGTCAACAACGTGTTGACGGTGTTAAGCGTTCTCCTGAAAGCCGCGGTTGAGTGGGAGATGATCGATCAACTTCCGTGTTCGATTCGCCTGCTGCCCGTTTCAAGACGCGAAGCGGCGTTCCACGACTTTGACGCCTACGAGCGGCTGCTCGAAGCGTCGATGTCGATCGACTCGCGAACGTACTTGATCGCGCTGCTTGGCGGTGAGGGCGGATTGCGAGTCGGCGAGATCGTGGCGTTGGAGTGGGCGGACATCGATCTCGAACGCCGGCAGATCAGCGTTCGCCACTCGGATTGGCGAGGGCAGCTGACGACGCCGAAAAGCGGGAGGGGCCGGTTCGTGGGCATGACGGAGCGTGTTGCGGCGGCCCTTCGGAAACACCGTCACCTTCGCAGCTCACGCGTGTTGTGCAAGGACGATGGCGAGCCAATCACACGGCAGGGCGCCTGGTCGCGCGTTCGGTACGCGGCGCACCGGGCGAATGTGCCGACGGGCGTCCACATCCTGCGTCACACGTTCTGCTCGCATCTGGTGATGCGAGGAGCCGCGATGCGGTCGGTACAGGAACTGGTGGGGCATCAGGATCTGACGATGACCCAACGGTATTCGCACCTGAGTCCGGCGGCGTTGATCGACACCGTTCGGCTGTTGGAGACGAGAGCGGCCAAATCTCAGCGTGGAGAAATACTGGAGACGGCTGAAGGTCGAGATCGGAAGTTGAAGTCCTAG